From the genome of Mustela lutreola isolate mMusLut2 chromosome 16, mMusLut2.pri, whole genome shotgun sequence, one region includes:
- the LOC131817706 gene encoding vomeronasal type-1 receptor 4-like — protein MASRDLVIGVIFLIQTMVGILGNFCLLYHYLLLYFTRCRLRPIDLIAKHLTVANSLFLLCKGVPQTMAAFGWNSFPSDFGCKLLFYLHRVSRGVSLGGTCLLSVFQAITISPRDSSWTKLKRKALKHIDFSIFLCWALYMLANILFPIHVIGKWSNRSISVRKDLGYCSVIRSNKITQLVQAALLSFTDVLCLGLMIWASSSMVFILNRHRQRVQHIHRLNNVSPRSSAESRATQSILVLMSTFVSFYSLSSIFQVCIILFDDPSWLLVSISALINGCFPSACPFILMNCISSVFRFYLAWMRNATPTKPMTNM, from the coding sequence ATGGCCTCCAGGGATCTGGTCATAGGAGTGATCTTCTTAATCCAGACCATGGTTGGAATCCTGGGGAACTTCTGTCTTCTTTACCATTATCTCCTCCTTTACTTCACTAGGTGCAGGTTGAGGCCCATAGATTTGATTGCTAAACACCTGACTGTAGCCAACTCCTTATTCCTCCTCTGTAAAGGAGTCCCTCAGACAATGGCAGCTTTTGGGTGGAACAGTTTTCCAAGTGATTTTGGATGCAAACTTCTTTTCTATCTTCACAGAGTGAGCAGGGGTGTGTCCCTAGGCGGCACCTGCCTCTTGAGTGTCTTCCAGGCCATCACGATCAGCCCCAGGGACTCAAGTTGGACAAAACTTAAAAGGAAAGCTCTCAAGCATATTGACTTCTCCATATTCCTGTGCTGGGCCCTCTACATGCTGGCAAATATCCTTTTTCCTATCCATGTGATTGGCAAATGGAGCAACAGGAGCATCTCGGTGAGAAAGGATTTGGGATACTGTTCTGTGATACGTAGTAACAAAATCACACAATTGGTACAAGCAGCACTGTTATCATTCACTGATGTTTTATGTTTAGGACTCATGATCTGGGCCAGCAGCTCCATGGTTTTCATCCTGAACAGGCACAGGCAGCGGGTCCAACACATTCACAGGCTTAACAATGTCTCCCCCAGATCCTCTGCTGAGTCCAGAGCCACCCAGAGCAtccttgtcctgatgagcacctTTGTGTCCTTCTACTCCCTTTCCTCCATCTTCCAAGTCTGCATTATTCTCTTCGATGATCCAAGTTGGTTGCTGGTAAGCATCTCTGCCCTGATCAATGGATGTTTCCCAAGTGCCTGTCCCTTTATTCTCATGAACTGTATCTCCAGTGTGTTCAGGTTCTACTTAGCCTGGATGAGGAATGCAACACCCACTAAACCCATGACAAATATGTAA